One Gossypium raimondii isolate GPD5lz chromosome 3, ASM2569854v1, whole genome shotgun sequence genomic window carries:
- the LOC105793890 gene encoding uncharacterized protein LOC105793890 isoform X2 — translation MRARELKKHLKRLNALKHWMLEKLGSAFICAKAIIWTPQVEGMFATYSHSAKQTKGAHGFMRTHKWRDSIGAFINVEASRTEGLGRI, via the exons ATGAGG GCTAGAGAGTTGAAGAAACACTTGAAGAGGCTCAATGCCCTCAAGCATTGGATGCTCGAAAAGCTTGGTAGTGCATTCATAT GCGCCAAAGCCATCATCTGGACCCCACAGGTCGAGGGAATGTTTGCCACCTATTCTCATTCTGCGAAACAAACTAAA ggTGCACATGGTTTCATGAGGACACATAAATGGCGTGATTCCATAGGAGCTTTTATAAATGTGGAAGCATCTAGAACAGAAGGTCTTGGTAGGATATAA
- the LOC105793890 gene encoding uncharacterized protein LOC105793890 isoform X1, protein MRARELKKHLKRLNALKHWMLEKLGSAFICCFPELSFGFLTSLMLLHFNFVFIVFVNAGAKAIIWTPQVEGMFATYSHSAKQTKGAHGFMRTHKWRDSIGAFINVEASRTEGLGRI, encoded by the exons ATGAGG GCTAGAGAGTTGAAGAAACACTTGAAGAGGCTCAATGCCCTCAAGCATTGGATGCTCGAAAAGCTTGGTAGTGCATTCATATGTTGTTTTCCCGAGCTTTCTTTTGGCTTCCTTACCAGTTTGATGCtgcttcattttaattttgtattcatTGTATTTGTTAATGCAGGCGCCAAAGCCATCATCTGGACCCCACAGGTCGAGGGAATGTTTGCCACCTATTCTCATTCTGCGAAACAAACTAAA ggTGCACATGGTTTCATGAGGACACATAAATGGCGTGATTCCATAGGAGCTTTTATAAATGTGGAAGCATCTAGAACAGAAGGTCTTGGTAGGATATAA